A section of the Cuniculiplasma divulgatum genome encodes:
- a CDS encoding MFS transporter, producing METSDSTKRVGVGARLDRLPSSNLQRLFISQLGIGVWFDLFILFTGGPLALPIAKTLNVSRATATFYVAAFPFIGAFLGSIIYGILGDRYGRRITFLTSLLGFGVFSIISAFSTNIYELGLLRFISYLSVGGEIAIVDTYVSEFITRKGRGNWLSWMYTLAWTSSPVGALLVYLFAPVNYVLPGWRWVLLISGIGGIAAWLYRFRLYESPRWLESHGKIKEADETMDKIEERVMKMNKLTTLPSAEYVPYTTKEDKIPLSDLFKGEYKARTVMIWILQFLQGGMSFIIGTLAPLVLVAAGFTIIHSLLFTVVIDTGYVLGSLAASFVLDRYDRKAEIIVFALLLGLDGFAFSLIHIVGLILFFGTAYTFLDNFFNNSWHIYQAEIYPTRARTTGTGAAFSLSRIGTFIFLSTFVVLLDAYGAVPVFSINFMFGIIIAAVVFILGPKTTGKVLELISK from the coding sequence ATGGAAACTTCAGATAGCACAAAGAGAGTTGGTGTTGGAGCGAGACTGGACCGTCTGCCGAGCAGTAACCTGCAACGCCTGTTTATAAGTCAGCTTGGGATAGGCGTATGGTTCGATCTCTTTATTTTGTTTACCGGAGGTCCACTGGCCCTGCCCATTGCTAAAACATTAAATGTAAGCAGAGCCACCGCAACGTTCTATGTTGCTGCATTCCCATTCATCGGGGCCTTTCTGGGGTCTATTATTTATGGTATCCTGGGAGATCGTTATGGAAGGAGGATAACCTTTCTGACAAGTCTTCTGGGATTCGGTGTATTTTCTATTATCAGCGCTTTCTCAACGAACATTTACGAGCTGGGATTACTCCGGTTTATTTCCTATCTGAGCGTTGGTGGGGAAATTGCCATTGTTGATACGTACGTAAGTGAATTCATAACGAGGAAAGGCAGAGGAAACTGGCTCTCGTGGATGTACACCCTGGCATGGACATCCTCTCCTGTGGGGGCACTTCTGGTTTATCTGTTCGCACCTGTAAATTATGTACTTCCAGGTTGGAGATGGGTCCTGCTCATAAGCGGAATAGGCGGAATCGCAGCATGGCTTTACAGATTCAGGCTTTATGAGTCACCCAGGTGGCTGGAAAGTCACGGGAAGATCAAGGAAGCAGACGAAACCATGGACAAGATTGAGGAGAGAGTGATGAAAATGAACAAATTAACCACTCTTCCTTCCGCGGAATACGTGCCGTACACCACCAAGGAAGATAAAATACCTCTCAGCGATCTTTTCAAGGGAGAATACAAAGCAAGGACCGTAATGATCTGGATACTTCAGTTCCTTCAGGGAGGAATGAGCTTCATCATCGGAACACTTGCACCGCTTGTGCTGGTTGCGGCTGGCTTCACAATAATACACAGTCTTCTCTTCACAGTTGTCATAGACACCGGATACGTTCTTGGTTCACTGGCAGCATCATTTGTCCTGGACAGGTATGACAGGAAGGCTGAGATCATTGTGTTCGCACTGCTTCTTGGCCTGGATGGTTTTGCATTCTCTCTGATCCACATAGTGGGACTGATACTGTTCTTCGGAACGGCGTACACATTCCTGGATAACTTCTTCAACAATTCCTGGCATATCTACCAGGCGGAGATCTACCCCACAAGAGCCAGGACAACCGGAACAGGTGCAGCTTTCTCGCTCAGCAGAATAGGCACATTCATATTCCTCTCAACTTTTGTTGTTTTACTGGACGCCTACGGCGCGGTGCCAGTATTCTCAATAAACTTCATGTTTGGAATTATAATAGCTGCGGTTGTGTTCATTCTAGGGCCGAAGACAACAGGGAAGGTACTTGAACTAATATCCAAGTAA
- a CDS encoding DUF202 domain-containing protein, with translation MVKYIPGYDPFTKDGSDQTKITDHMANERTYLAWLRTGIAVMALGFVVAKFGIIIKELDRNAPTSSYGRSSSIGIVLVIAGGFLEIMALRSFVRNKKSIEEGNFVPSTGLEVAAGIIILLVAVLLIAYMLLTL, from the coding sequence ATGGTTAAATACATTCCGGGTTATGATCCGTTTACGAAGGACGGAAGCGATCAGACAAAGATAACTGACCACATGGCAAACGAGCGCACTTACCTGGCATGGCTCAGGACAGGCATCGCAGTCATGGCACTGGGATTTGTGGTGGCAAAATTTGGAATAATCATCAAGGAGCTTGACAGAAATGCTCCAACATCCTCATACGGAAGGTCGTCTTCCATAGGTATCGTCCTTGTCATAGCAGGCGGTTTCCTGGAGATCATGGCCCTCAGAAGTTTCGTGAGGAACAAGAAAAGCATCGAAGAGGGCAATTTTGTCCCTTCAACCGGCCTGGAGGTTGCTGCAGGCATTATCATACTTCTGGTGGCCGTACTGCTCATAGCCTACATGCTGTTGACGCTTTGA
- a CDS encoding MmgE/PrpD family protein, producing the protein MQSDDIGEFASSNSYSTLPADVKERTRLAVLNFFAVTIGANAYPQSKNIIDSCREIQMGNYPIYGSGKKSGLISSAWANSSLSHLLDFDDTHLGSIVHPSAPVIPSALAVGIENSGSGSEVIYSSAIGMEVAIRLALGVGLDERYSDWHNTSLYGTSAAGTAASIMFHSSRDEISSSFLQGLTVATGFLSNRGTVTKSFQVGRSAAEGIISAIASRNGVTVSKNIIRTFAASLSRSSEIDLVTMDIGKKWHVLDNYLKPYPCGVVLHPGIDAAIKMREKNIAFDDVERVDVHVNPVVLVLTGIMEPKTGLESKFSVTHAIAAALAHGPLYPEHFSDKAVKDQTTLEIRKKIKVHSEENINRGQTVIEIKYKNGRTETVDLNRGPDTPSKLLDENDVHLKFSHLVDPVVGKDAAATIWNYLNDFQKKSDLTEILELFD; encoded by the coding sequence ATGCAATCTGATGATATCGGTGAATTCGCATCAAGTAACAGTTATTCCACACTTCCGGCGGATGTAAAGGAAAGAACAAGGCTGGCAGTTTTGAATTTTTTTGCAGTGACCATTGGAGCCAATGCTTATCCGCAGTCCAAAAACATTATAGATTCCTGCCGGGAGATTCAAATGGGAAACTACCCCATCTATGGCTCCGGGAAAAAATCCGGTTTGATAAGTTCCGCATGGGCGAATTCAAGCCTTTCCCACCTTCTGGACTTTGATGACACCCACCTGGGATCCATTGTTCACCCCAGCGCACCGGTTATACCCAGTGCTCTGGCAGTTGGCATTGAAAATTCCGGATCAGGCTCAGAAGTAATTTACTCCTCAGCAATCGGAATGGAGGTTGCAATAAGGCTTGCCCTCGGAGTTGGGTTGGATGAAAGGTACTCAGACTGGCATAACACTTCCCTTTACGGAACCTCTGCAGCAGGGACAGCTGCATCCATCATGTTTCATTCCAGCAGGGATGAAATTTCATCGTCTTTCCTCCAGGGACTCACTGTGGCTACCGGATTTCTTTCAAACAGGGGAACCGTCACCAAGAGCTTTCAGGTTGGCAGATCAGCTGCGGAGGGAATAATAAGTGCAATAGCCTCCAGAAATGGGGTTACTGTTTCAAAGAATATCATCAGGACATTTGCTGCTTCCCTATCCAGATCAAGTGAAATTGACCTTGTTACAATGGACATTGGAAAAAAATGGCATGTCCTTGACAATTACCTCAAGCCATATCCATGTGGCGTTGTTTTGCACCCGGGAATAGATGCGGCCATAAAGATGAGGGAGAAAAACATCGCATTTGACGACGTTGAAAGAGTGGATGTGCATGTTAACCCGGTGGTACTGGTACTTACCGGCATAATGGAACCAAAGACCGGCCTGGAATCCAAATTCAGTGTTACACATGCCATTGCCGCCGCCCTTGCTCACGGCCCACTCTATCCGGAACATTTCTCAGATAAAGCTGTGAAGGATCAAACAACCCTGGAAATAAGGAAGAAAATAAAAGTGCATTCAGAGGAAAACATAAACAGAGGTCAGACAGTAATAGAAATCAAATACAAAAATGGAAGGACTGAAACCGTTGACCTGAATCGTGGTCCCGATACCCCATCAAAGCTTCTGGATGAAAACGATGTCCATCTCAAGTTCTCACATCTGGTTGACCCGGTTGTGGGAAAAGATGCTGCTGCAACAATCTGGAACTACCTGAATGATTTCCAGAAGAAAAGCGACCTCACTGAAATACTGGAGTTATTCGACTGA
- a CDS encoding SDR family oxidoreductase gives MESASKDVTATAFSGKRCIVTGGTSGIGKETAIGLARLQGDVTIVGRSREKCEAVRSEIISATSNRDVSYEIADLSSINAVRALAEKIASGTSRIDVLINNAGGVFNRYMITKDGFESTIALNYLSPVLLTRLLFPILKLSGAAKIINIGSSVHKSGRTEFDFQFKQKYGAMKAYSTSKLMITLFTYAIARRLRKTNMSSILVQPGFVSTNLGRNSGSRILSASFGIMKPFQISAHEASRTPINLAIYGTSEELNGKCFSRLKPIKTSTVSYNEELQEKLWQLTADTLALSPVLP, from the coding sequence ATGGAATCTGCATCCAAAGATGTTACAGCCACAGCTTTTTCTGGAAAAAGGTGCATTGTCACCGGTGGAACATCAGGCATAGGAAAGGAAACAGCCATAGGCTTGGCCAGGTTGCAGGGAGATGTTACCATAGTTGGTCGTTCCAGAGAAAAGTGTGAAGCAGTAAGGAGTGAAATAATTTCAGCTACATCCAACCGGGATGTAAGCTATGAAATAGCTGATCTGTCATCAATAAATGCCGTAAGGGCACTTGCCGAAAAAATTGCTTCCGGCACAAGCCGAATTGACGTGCTGATAAACAATGCAGGTGGCGTATTCAACAGATATATGATAACCAAAGACGGTTTTGAGAGCACAATAGCTCTCAACTATCTTTCTCCTGTTTTGTTAACTCGCCTTCTCTTTCCAATTTTGAAGTTATCAGGCGCCGCAAAAATTATCAACATTGGATCTTCCGTACACAAGAGTGGAAGAACAGAATTTGATTTCCAATTCAAGCAGAAATATGGGGCCATGAAGGCATACTCAACCTCAAAGCTGATGATTACCCTTTTCACATATGCCATTGCACGGCGGCTTAGAAAAACAAACATGTCTTCAATCCTGGTGCAGCCAGGTTTCGTGTCCACAAATCTGGGCAGAAATAGCGGAAGCAGAATTCTTTCAGCATCCTTCGGCATAATGAAGCCTTTCCAGATAAGTGCTCATGAGGCTTCAAGAACACCCATTAACCTGGCAATTTATGGAACAAGTGAAGAGTTGAATGGAAAGTGTTTTTCAAGACTGAAGCCCATTAAGACATCTACGGTTTCTTATAATGAAGAACTTCAGGAGAAACTCTGGCAGTTAACCGCCGACACTCTGGCATTATCACCGGTGCTCCCATGA
- a CDS encoding isocitrate/isopropylmalate dehydrogenase family protein codes for MDVMVLEGDGIGPEIMSSSLKIMDVLRENYDLKINPIRYDIGAKTADEGKWTLEKILEAADPYKAILKAPMGDPKLVGESGTEKALDIILGLRFHFDLYANVRPVRLLPGIASVLRGIDDKNSIDYTIVRENSEGLYSSHFGGMVLRDSVAIDNQIVTREGTERIVDMAFNLAEKSKGALSSGKRSVTCVDKSNVLKSFAFFRKVFDEVAEKHPHVERQYMYGDAMTQYMLLHPRNLNVIVTENMFGDILSDLGASTVGGLGFAYSANLSTKKGMFEPVHGSAVDIAGKGIANPIAMILSMGMMIDWLGFSKERLVLEEAMFSAIRKGTKTPDMGGSAKTAAFTEQIISELLNSS; via the coding sequence ATGGATGTAATGGTGCTTGAAGGGGATGGCATTGGGCCGGAAATAATGTCAAGTTCCCTGAAGATAATGGATGTCCTGAGAGAAAATTATGATCTTAAGATAAATCCTATAAGGTATGACATTGGGGCAAAAACTGCCGATGAGGGAAAGTGGACCCTTGAAAAGATTCTGGAAGCGGCAGATCCTTACAAAGCCATCCTGAAGGCTCCGATGGGAGATCCAAAACTTGTGGGAGAATCGGGAACAGAGAAAGCGCTGGATATTATCCTGGGCCTGAGGTTCCATTTTGACCTTTACGCCAACGTACGGCCAGTAAGACTTCTACCGGGCATAGCATCCGTTCTGCGGGGCATCGATGACAAAAATTCAATCGATTACACAATCGTAAGGGAAAACAGTGAAGGCCTCTATTCCAGTCATTTTGGCGGAATGGTGCTGAGAGATTCGGTTGCCATTGACAACCAGATAGTTACTCGCGAAGGTACGGAGAGAATAGTGGACATGGCGTTCAATCTTGCAGAGAAAAGCAAGGGGGCTCTTTCAAGCGGAAAGAGATCAGTGACGTGCGTCGACAAGAGCAATGTGCTGAAATCTTTTGCATTCTTCCGGAAGGTTTTCGATGAGGTTGCTGAAAAACATCCTCATGTTGAGAGGCAATATATGTACGGAGACGCAATGACGCAGTACATGCTTCTGCATCCCAGAAACCTGAACGTTATTGTTACGGAAAACATGTTCGGGGACATATTATCAGATCTTGGAGCGTCAACGGTAGGAGGGCTCGGGTTTGCCTACAGTGCAAACCTATCAACGAAAAAAGGTATGTTTGAGCCAGTTCATGGCAGTGCTGTCGACATAGCCGGCAAAGGAATTGCGAATCCAATTGCAATGATACTCTCAATGGGCATGATGATTGACTGGCTGGGTTTCAGCAAGGAGAGGCTGGTGCTTGAAGAAGCAATGTTTTCAGCCATCAGGAAAGGCACAAAAACCCCGGATATGGGTGGAAGCGCGAAAACAGCGGCATTTACGGAACAAATAATTTCTGAGCTGTTGAACAGCTCCTGA
- the rnz gene encoding ribonuclease Z yields the protein MASNIRITFMGTGGSWPSPGRGLPAVAVQIDDITNLLDCGEGTQKQIMKSKLSFMSIHNIFITHFHGDHFLGLLGLVQSMSFNGRDKPLYIFGPRGATRILSNALNVGYFRLSYEIRVGELEFGKTYDFDKFTVSTMRNDHPVPAMSYRIQEKDLVKIDRSKAEALNIPARRLEEIRSNGTVVIDGRTVSIDDISMGIRKGRSIVYTGDTRPLEEMKVFARDADVLIHETTTDSSLEPKVNEFGHSSSRQAAEIARDAHVRKFFLFHYSPRYENLDALINEARSIFPESELSRELMEYDVRPSGTITPVDAQ from the coding sequence ATGGCTTCCAACATCAGGATCACGTTCATGGGCACAGGCGGTTCCTGGCCCTCCCCTGGCAGAGGACTGCCTGCAGTTGCAGTGCAGATCGATGACATTACCAATCTTTTAGACTGCGGCGAGGGTACTCAGAAACAGATCATGAAGAGCAAGCTGTCCTTCATGAGCATCCATAATATCTTCATCACACATTTTCATGGCGATCATTTTCTCGGCCTCCTGGGGCTTGTGCAGAGCATGTCATTCAACGGGCGTGACAAGCCCCTTTATATCTTTGGCCCCAGGGGTGCGACAAGGATTCTTTCCAATGCACTGAATGTGGGCTACTTTCGCCTCAGCTACGAGATCCGTGTTGGGGAACTTGAATTCGGAAAGACGTACGATTTCGACAAATTCACTGTGAGCACCATGAGGAATGACCATCCGGTTCCTGCCATGTCATACAGGATTCAGGAAAAGGACCTTGTGAAGATCGACCGATCAAAGGCAGAAGCCCTTAACATACCTGCCAGGCGGCTGGAAGAAATCCGCAGCAATGGCACTGTAGTGATCGATGGCAGGACGGTTTCCATTGATGATATAAGCATGGGCATCAGAAAGGGCAGGTCCATAGTTTATACGGGCGATACAAGACCACTTGAGGAAATGAAGGTTTTTGCCAGAGATGCAGATGTCCTTATTCATGAGACCACAACAGATTCCTCCCTGGAACCCAAGGTGAATGAATTCGGCCATTCATCATCAAGGCAGGCCGCGGAGATCGCCAGGGATGCACACGTCAGGAAATTCTTCCTTTTCCATTACAGCCCCAGATATGAGAATCTGGATGCACTCATTAATGAGGCCAGAAGCATATTTCCAGAATCAGAGCTCAGCCGGGAACTCATGGAATATGATGTCAGGCCCTCTGGTACCATCACGCCTGTTGATGCACAATAA
- a CDS encoding DUF2250 domain-containing protein, translated as MGSDNISDEVLKEVLSSHEMLKVLRHMHTAKVDYAKNTTRYTDIPQIRVTEYLLRLRSLGLLDTYENTSIKRTAAKLKKSAEVHKHHTYFQINRSGDILLKKATPENYLKFIGPEFISVLCSRKKIQESPEAVLLLKSYGLIDKEDTITDIGTEVLKHGRRTHKVSC; from the coding sequence GTGGGGAGCGATAATATTTCAGATGAAGTGCTGAAGGAGGTTCTTTCCTCCCATGAAATGCTGAAGGTGCTCAGGCACATGCATACTGCAAAGGTCGATTATGCCAAGAACACCACCAGGTACACAGATATACCGCAGATAAGGGTGACTGAGTACCTGTTGCGGCTCAGGTCACTGGGACTTCTTGATACATATGAAAATACTTCAATTAAGCGAACGGCAGCAAAACTGAAGAAAAGTGCGGAAGTACACAAGCATCACACTTATTTCCAGATCAACAGGAGCGGCGATATTCTTCTGAAGAAAGCCACCCCTGAAAACTATCTAAAGTTCATTGGCCCTGAGTTCATCAGCGTCCTGTGCAGCAGGAAAAAGATTCAGGAAAGCCCAGAAGCTGTCCTGCTCCTTAAGAGTTATGGGCTCATTGACAAGGAAGATACCATAACAGACATTGGAACCGAAGTTCTCAAGCATGGTAGGCGGACGCACAAAGTATCATGTTGA
- a CDS encoding SRPBCC family protein, with amino-acid sequence MVGEIKIQVAGKSSASPDRIMDQISDWQRLPEFWHGMRSITRSDGSMLLVRFAFPGNGKMSYLCDRKSLTCTENYHSGPFSGFKKTELRCIDGGTEIRVRWEIKLSLSMVLLKGFLARHFTEGTESAIRRICESAESDLLREREIIVHQQA; translated from the coding sequence ATGGTCGGGGAGATCAAAATACAGGTGGCCGGAAAATCTTCAGCCAGCCCGGACAGGATAATGGACCAGATAAGCGACTGGCAGAGGCTTCCTGAATTCTGGCACGGAATGAGAAGCATAACCCGGTCGGATGGCAGCATGCTTCTGGTGAGGTTTGCTTTTCCCGGAAACGGAAAAATGTCGTACCTGTGCGACAGGAAATCCCTGACGTGTACGGAGAACTACCACAGCGGCCCATTTTCAGGCTTCAAGAAGACCGAACTCAGGTGCATTGACGGCGGAACAGAGATCAGGGTGAGATGGGAGATCAAGCTCTCACTGTCCATGGTACTTTTGAAAGGCTTCCTTGCAAGGCATTTCACAGAGGGAACTGAAAGCGCCATCAGGCGCATCTGCGAGAGCGCCGAATCCGATCTGCTCCGTGAGCGGGAAATTATTGTGCATCAACAGGCGTGA
- a CDS encoding DEAD/DEAH box helicase, which translates to MEDNVENLSVFDQLNPRIREMLINRGILDPTDPQQDVIPHILRGENVLLLSPTGSGKTEAAILPIFHRILTERPQPVSTLFITPLRALNRDLLDRLREYGRELGIRVQVRHSDITDADRREIVKNPGDILITTPESLQILLNGKRLREIVSHVRYLIVDELHETAQNERGSQFAIAVERLRELAGNFQRIGLSATVGNEDDLARFLSPESPPYISRSGLKKRMTIQIGVPAKADEAVAGIMGCDDGYAGAILHMWDLIQKHKGTLVFVNTRSSAEDIAFRLRLYLKDPPIQVHHGSLSRDARESAEKDFKAGKVKALICTSSLELGIDIGSADLVLQFNSPRQINKLIQRVGRSGHSLEKISLGNIVCSDIIELEEASAIVSYIMEGHLEDIAIRENSLATMANQVLSEAKFVSEIDADHFFQVVTRSYPFRNLSREEFDSTLDFLARTGKIFFQDGRVRKRRGVLNYFLENISMIPSEKNFKVIDQINRKFIGTLDERYVVNELEPGSYFVIRGSTWRTIRIDKDRILVEPFPTAAIAPKWSGEEIPVLLDVTEKVSQNRENRYVPDFVEENSRQLLEDWYSKDSATMKRTVIETKANEIIIQVLLGTKGNFALAEIFSSILSGITGESVETDYSPYHFYIRSSRVIRSNDVRRIILSIDPDRLYQYISGSARRSRFFNSVFLYEARKFGLIANDADIGRIRFEKIVDAYYDTPVYRDSIRKLISDYMDLGTLEKYLKGIRSGEIEFSLKDDISESSDVFLTHYSERVAPLKPTRSILDAVKKRLLNEETILYCTSCGNVRTMKVRDIKSIRCPVCGSSLVASLSPFEKNLLDKSREEDPDGIKTRKRLMKNAHLVRERGMQAIIVMAARGIGPETASRLLDVTYRNEDDLIRAILNGEMDYAKTRRFWD; encoded by the coding sequence TTGGAAGATAATGTGGAAAATCTGTCAGTCTTCGACCAGCTTAATCCCAGGATCAGGGAAATGCTCATAAACAGAGGGATTCTGGATCCTACGGATCCTCAGCAGGATGTGATCCCCCATATACTGAGAGGCGAGAACGTCCTGCTGCTCTCACCCACAGGCAGTGGAAAGACTGAGGCAGCCATACTTCCAATATTCCACAGGATTCTGACTGAAAGGCCGCAACCTGTCTCAACACTATTCATAACTCCCCTCAGGGCGCTTAACCGGGACCTTCTTGACAGGCTCAGGGAATATGGAAGGGAACTTGGCATCCGCGTACAGGTGAGGCACAGCGATATCACCGATGCTGACAGGAGGGAGATAGTAAAGAATCCTGGCGATATTCTCATTACCACTCCAGAATCCCTGCAGATTCTCCTGAACGGGAAGAGGCTCAGGGAGATTGTTTCCCACGTGCGCTATCTTATAGTAGATGAACTGCACGAAACAGCCCAGAATGAACGGGGTTCCCAATTTGCCATTGCGGTGGAACGGCTCCGTGAATTAGCCGGCAACTTCCAGAGAATTGGCCTTTCTGCCACTGTTGGCAATGAGGATGATCTAGCCAGATTCCTTTCTCCTGAAAGTCCCCCATATATTTCTAGGTCAGGGCTGAAGAAACGCATGACCATTCAGATTGGTGTTCCTGCAAAAGCAGACGAGGCAGTGGCTGGCATAATGGGATGCGACGATGGGTATGCTGGTGCCATACTGCACATGTGGGACCTGATCCAGAAGCACAAAGGGACACTGGTTTTTGTCAACACAAGAAGTTCAGCGGAGGATATTGCATTCAGGCTCAGGCTCTACCTTAAGGATCCGCCCATACAGGTGCATCATGGATCCCTGTCCCGGGATGCCAGGGAGAGCGCGGAGAAGGATTTCAAGGCAGGAAAAGTAAAGGCCCTCATATGCACCTCCTCTCTGGAACTGGGAATTGACATAGGATCCGCAGATCTTGTTCTGCAGTTCAATTCCCCAAGGCAGATCAACAAGCTGATACAGAGGGTTGGCAGGTCAGGGCACAGCCTTGAGAAAATCTCTCTGGGAAACATAGTCTGCAGCGACATAATTGAGCTTGAGGAGGCCAGCGCCATAGTATCCTACATAATGGAGGGGCATCTTGAGGATATCGCCATCAGGGAAAATTCCCTTGCAACAATGGCAAACCAGGTCCTGTCGGAAGCCAAATTCGTCAGTGAAATTGATGCTGATCACTTCTTCCAAGTTGTGACCCGTTCCTATCCATTCAGGAATCTCAGCCGGGAGGAGTTCGATTCCACCCTGGATTTTCTTGCACGCACGGGCAAGATATTCTTCCAGGACGGCAGGGTAAGGAAAAGGAGAGGTGTACTCAACTACTTCCTGGAAAACATTTCAATGATACCAAGCGAGAAGAACTTCAAGGTAATAGACCAGATCAACCGGAAATTCATAGGTACGCTGGATGAAAGGTACGTGGTCAATGAGCTGGAGCCCGGATCATATTTCGTCATCCGCGGATCGACATGGAGAACCATAAGGATAGACAAGGACCGGATACTTGTTGAACCGTTCCCCACCGCAGCAATTGCGCCGAAATGGTCCGGGGAGGAGATACCTGTTCTGCTTGATGTAACGGAAAAGGTTTCCCAGAACAGGGAAAACAGGTATGTGCCTGATTTTGTGGAAGAGAATTCCAGACAGCTTCTGGAAGACTGGTATTCCAAGGATTCTGCCACCATGAAGCGCACCGTGATTGAGACCAAGGCCAACGAGATCATTATCCAGGTGCTTCTTGGAACAAAGGGAAACTTCGCGCTTGCTGAAATATTCTCAAGCATCCTGTCCGGAATCACGGGAGAGAGTGTTGAGACTGATTACTCGCCGTACCATTTCTACATAAGGTCGTCCCGCGTCATCAGGTCCAATGACGTCAGGCGGATCATCCTGAGCATTGATCCTGACAGGCTTTATCAGTACATCTCTGGATCAGCAAGGAGATCCCGGTTCTTCAATTCGGTGTTCCTCTATGAAGCCCGCAAGTTCGGCCTCATAGCCAACGACGCCGATATCGGCAGGATAAGGTTTGAGAAGATCGTTGATGCATACTATGACACTCCGGTATACAGGGATTCCATCAGGAAGCTCATCTCTGATTACATGGACCTGGGAACTCTTGAAAAGTACCTCAAGGGAATAAGGTCTGGAGAGATTGAATTTTCCCTGAAGGATGACATCTCCGAAAGCTCCGACGTATTCCTGACCCACTACTCGGAAAGGGTTGCGCCACTGAAACCAACCCGCAGCATACTTGATGCCGTGAAGAAGAGGCTCCTGAACGAGGAGACCATACTCTACTGCACATCCTGCGGCAATGTCCGGACCATGAAGGTGAGGGACATAAAAAGCATACGGTGCCCGGTCTGCGGAAGCTCTCTTGTGGCTTCCCTTTCGCCTTTTGAGAAGAACCTCCTTGATAAATCCAGGGAAGAGGATCCTGACGGAATCAAGACAAGAAAACGCCTGATGAAGAATGCTCACCTTGTGAGGGAGCGGGGCATGCAGGCAATAATAGTAATGGCAGCCAGAGGGATAGGGCCGGAAACGGCCTCACGGCTTCTTGACGTCACCTACCGGAACGAGGATGATCTCATAAGGGCCATTCTTAACGGGGAAATGGATTATGCCAAGACCAGGCGCTTCTGGGACTAG
- a CDS encoding LysR family transcriptional regulator, producing MTIDLEQLRTFCDLYITKNFTKTASNLGITESTVSYRIKELEKFFGQKLFNRRSNKTVETTEFGNSFFAEAKEIISMIEKYRDVGEKGEMMGTIKVSAGEIGGVFLLPPIIRAFETKFRKVRVKIEITNSLTTLKKLSEAECDLGVTASIDFQPNPYLRNIQVHKLLKLTYGVITPVNHPLADRESISVTELIGLPYISRDQSSGSHREILKILSEKGIRESDLNVVWRFDNSSSVINAVTEGLGLSIVSRIQASKYVQGGLIKFIPIDTKVESYLNILDVWKGSNRIVNAFISFIEYYVATSTMLF from the coding sequence ATGACAATAGACCTGGAACAGCTCAGAACATTCTGCGATCTCTACATCACGAAGAATTTCACAAAAACAGCTTCCAACCTCGGTATTACAGAATCTACAGTCAGCTACAGAATAAAGGAACTGGAAAAATTCTTCGGGCAGAAACTTTTCAACCGGCGGTCCAATAAAACCGTGGAAACTACTGAGTTCGGAAACTCATTCTTCGCGGAGGCCAAGGAAATAATTTCCATGATTGAGAAATACAGGGATGTGGGGGAAAAAGGAGAAATGATGGGGACCATAAAAGTGTCAGCAGGCGAAATAGGCGGTGTATTTCTCCTTCCCCCAATAATAAGAGCGTTCGAAACCAAGTTCAGGAAAGTCAGGGTAAAAATTGAGATAACAAATTCCCTCACTACCCTGAAAAAGCTCAGCGAAGCAGAATGCGATCTTGGAGTCACGGCAAGTATTGATTTTCAACCCAATCCGTATCTGCGGAATATCCAGGTCCACAAGCTTTTGAAACTCACCTACGGAGTCATAACGCCGGTCAATCACCCTCTTGCTGACAGGGAATCAATAAGCGTAACTGAACTCATAGGTCTCCCTTATATCTCCAGGGATCAGAGTTCAGGTTCTCACAGGGAAATTTTGAAAATTCTCTCGGAGAAAGGAATCAGGGAGAGTGACCTGAATGTTGTCTGGAGGTTTGACAATTCTTCTTCTGTGATAAATGCTGTTACCGAGGGTCTGGGACTTTCCATTGTAAGCAGAATTCAGGCATCGAAATATGTACAGGGGGGGCTCATCAAGTTCATTCCCATTGATACAAAGGTTGAATCTTACCTGAATATTCTGGATGTATGGAAGGGATCGAACCGTATAGTCAATGCTTTCATCAGTTTCATAGAGTATTATGTGGCAACTTCCACAATGCTGTTCTAG